The Natrinema amylolyticum genome includes the window CGCGTCTCGATCTCTGACGGCGTCCACATCTACAGTCACGATCACGACGTCGTCGACCAGACCGAGGTCCGCAACTACCACACCATCGTCGAGGACGACGTCCGCCTCACCTACGACGCGATGGTCCGCGCCGGCTGCAAGGTCGGCGAAAACGCCATCGTCGGCGCGCGCGGCATCGTCCAGAACGACGTCCCCGCCCACCACATCGCGATCGGGATGCCGGCCAAGAGCGTCAAAATCAAACCCGGCTGGGAGGACGTCGCCACGCCGATCGACGACGCCGGCACCAACCGACAGGACGAGCGCCACCTCGCGTACGACCTCCCCGACGACCTCGAGGTCTTCGACGAGTTCCAGCGCGACCTGCAACAGCCCTAGTATCGCCTCGGGAGCAGCCCGTCGGACGGCCGGCGACCGTTGCACGTGCTGACCGTCGTTTCGACCGGCGGGCGAGGCAACGGTTCTGTGATCGGGGTTCTGCGATCGATCTCGAGCACGCGATAGCACTGCGTGTATTCGGTCGAGTCCGTCCTCGAGCGCCGGTTGCGAGCGCAGGCTAGCCGCTATTTATCGTCCCGCCGTTCGGTACGATGGTGATTTGATGCCGATCTGTACTACCTGTGAGAACCCCGTCTCGTACGATTTCGCGCGCGTTTACGGAGAGAACGGAGCCGTCGACTGGTGTCCGCGGTGTCGCAATACGCACTGAGGCGGATTACGGATCGATTGTTCTGAGAAGTTTCGGGCTGAAAGAGCCGACTGACGGAATCGAGACGCGTCAGCGGTCGGTCAGCAGGCGTCGCAGGATGTCACCGTAGGCGGGCCGGGTGATGAGTACCCCGATGAGCACGCCGAGGATGGTGATGATGGCGAAGCCCTTCAGATCCCCGAGGCTCAGGACCGCGAGCGGCGAGAGGGCGACGATTGTCGTCGCCGCGGCGGCACCGATGACCCAGAACGCCTTCCGGAACCGCGACTGGAAGACCCGCACTGAGCTGACGTCGCCTTCGTCCATCACC containing:
- a CDS encoding DUF7563 family protein, which gives rise to MPICTTCENPVSYDFARVYGENGAVDWCPRCRNTH